From Flavobacterium lipolyticum, one genomic window encodes:
- a CDS encoding thioredoxin family protein, with product MNKFITAVTLFLFNLLLSQAQSTTLKAGETAPDFKLKNVDGKEVSFASFPKAKGYIVVFTCNTCPYAVAYEQRIIELDKKFKAQGYPVIAINPNDPEASKADSFDKMQELAKDKKYPFPYLFDAGQKVTDQYGAKRTPHLFIVSKTDKGNVVEYVGAIDSDPEGTKTEKTKYAEEVIAALKSNKKPAVTQTKEIGCTVKRKAKA from the coding sequence ATGAATAAGTTTATTACTGCTGTGACTCTGTTTTTGTTTAATCTGCTGCTTTCTCAGGCTCAGAGTACAACCCTTAAAGCCGGCGAAACGGCTCCGGATTTTAAATTGAAAAACGTAGACGGAAAAGAAGTTTCCTTTGCCAGTTTTCCAAAAGCAAAAGGATACATCGTTGTTTTTACCTGTAATACGTGCCCTTATGCGGTAGCGTACGAGCAAAGAATAATTGAATTGGACAAAAAGTTCAAAGCTCAGGGTTATCCGGTAATTGCCATCAATCCAAATGATCCTGAAGCTTCTAAGGCGGATTCTTTTGATAAAATGCAGGAATTGGCAAAAGATAAAAAATATCCGTTTCCTTATTTATTTGATGCCGGACAAAAAGTTACCGATCAGTATGGGGCAAAACGTACACCGCATCTTTTTATCGTTTCTAAAACCGATAAAGGAAATGTGGTAGAATATGTAGGAGCAATTGACAGCGATCCGGAAGGAACTAAAACCGAAAAAACAAAGTATGCTGAAGAGGTGATCGCAGCATTAAAAAGCAATAAAAAACCTGCCGTTACACAAACTAAAGAAATTGGCTGTACGGTAAAAAGAAAAGCAAAAGCTTAA